The Alosa sapidissima isolate fAloSap1 chromosome 5, fAloSap1.pri, whole genome shotgun sequence genome has a window encoding:
- the LOC121709307 gene encoding clathrin heavy chain 1-like isoform X1 produces MAQILPIRFQEHLQLQNLGINPANIGFSTLTMESDKFICIREKVGEQAQVVIIDLGDPNNPIRRPISADSAIMNPASKVIALKDAAKTLQIFNIEMKSKMKAHTMTDDVTFWKWISLNTVALVTDNAVYHWSMEGDSQPVKVFDRHSSLAGCQIINYRTDAKQKWLLLIGISAQQNRVVGAMQLYSVDRKVSQPIEGHAASFAQFKMEGNAEESTLFCFAVRGQAGGKLHIIEVGTPPTGNQPFPKKAVDVFFPPEAQNDFPVAMQISSKQDVVFLITKYGYIHLYDLETGTCIYMNRISGETIFVTAPHEATAGIIGVNRKGQVLSVCVEEENIIPYITNVLQNPDLALRMAVRNNLAGAEELFARKFNNLFAAGNYSEAAKVAANAPKGILRTPDTIRRFQSVPAQPGQTSPLLQYFGILLDQGQLNKFESLELCRPVLQQGRKQLLEKWLKEDKLECSEELGDLVKSVDPTLALSVYLRANVPNKVIQCFAETGQFPKIVLYAKKVGYTPDWIFLLRNVMRISPEQGLQFAQMLVQDEEPLADITQIVDVFMEYNLVQQCTSFLLDALKNNRPTEGPLQTRLLEMNLMHAPQVADAILGNQMFTHYDRAHVAQLCEKAGLLQRALEHYTDLYDIKRAVVHTHLLNPEWLVNFFGSLSVEDSLECLRAMLSANIRQNLQICVQVASKYHEQLSTQSLTELFESFKSFEGLFYFLGSIVNFSQDPEVHFKYIQAACKTGQIKEVERICRESNCYDPERVKNFLKEAKLTDQLPLIIVCDRFDFVHDLVLYLYRNNLQKYIEIYVQKVNPSRLPVVIGGLLDVDCSEDVIKNLILVVRGQFSTDELVAEVEKRNRLKLLLPWLEARIHEGCEEPATHNALAKIYIDSNNNPERFLRENPYYDSRVVGKYCEKRDPHLACVAYERGQCDQELINVCNENSLFKSLSRYLVRRKDPELWASVLLETNPYRRPLIDQVVQTALSETQDPEEVSVTVKAFMTADLPNELIELLEKIVLDNSVFSEHRNLQNLLILTAIKADRTRVMEYINRLDNYDAPDIANIAISNELFEEAFAIFKKFDVNTSAVQVLIEHIGNLDRAYEFAERCNEPAVWSQLAKAQLQKGLVKEAIDSYIKADDPSAYMEVVQAADKSGNWEDLVKFLQMARKKARESYVETELIFALAKTNRLAELEEFINGPNNAHIQQVGDRCYDEKMYDAAKLLYNNVSNFGRLASTLVHLGEYQAAVDGARKANSTRTWKEVCFACVDGKEFRLAQMCGLHIVVHADELEELINYYQDRGYFEELITMLESALGLERAHMGMFTELAILYSKFKPQKMREHLELFWSRVNIPKVLRAAEQAHLWAELVFLYDKYEEYDNAILTMMSHPTDAWKEGQFKDIVTKVANVELYYKAVQFYLEFKPLLLNDLLIVLSPRLDHSRAVNFFSKVKQLPLVKPYLRSVQNHNNKSVNEALNNLFITEEDYQALRTSIDAYDNFDNISLAQRLEKHELIEFRRIAAYLFKGNNRWKQSVELCKKDKLYKDAMQYASESKDIELAEELLQWFLEEDKKECFAACLFSCYDLLRPDVVLETAWRHNIMDFSMPYFIQVMREYLSKVDFVMEKVDKLETSESLRKEEEQATETQPIVYGTPQLMLTAGPSVAVPPQQAYGYGYTGAPAGYAQPPPAPAGFGYGM; encoded by the exons ATGGCTCAGATCCTGCCTATCCGATTCCAGGAGCACCTGCAG CTCCAAAATTTGGGGATAAATCCGGCCAACATTGGCTTCAGCACGTTGACGATGGAGTCGGACAAGTTCATCTGCATCCGGGAGAAGGTGGGAGAGCAGGCCCAGGTGGTCATCATTGACCTGGGTGACCCCAACAACCCCATTCGCAGGCCCATCTCCGCTGACAGCGCCATCATGAATCCCGCCAGCAAAGTCATCGCCctcaaag ACG CTGCCAAAACCCTTCAGATCTTTAACATCGAGATGAAGAGCAAGATGAAGGCCCACACCATGACCGATGACGTCACCTTCTGGAAGTGGATCTCCCTCAACACCGTTGCCCTGGTGACCGACAACGCCGTCTACCATTGGAGCATGGAGGGCGACTCGCAGCCAGTCAAAGTGTTCGACCGGCACTCCAGCCTGGCCGGCTGCCAGATCATCAACTACCGCACCGATGCCAAGCAGAAATGGCTGCTTCTCATCGGCATCTCGGCCCAG CAAAACCGTGTGGTGGGGGCCATGCAGCTGTACTCTGTGGACAGGAAGGTGTCCCAGCCCATCGAGGGCCACGCAGCCAGCTTTGCCCAGTTCAAGATGGAGGGCAATGCTGAGGAGTCTACGCTCTTCTGCTTTGCCGTCAGGGGCCAGGCAGGTGGAAAG CTGCACATCATCGAGGTGGGCACCCCGCCCACAGGCAACCAGCCGTTTCCCAAGAAGGCAGTGGATGTGTTCTTCCCTCCAGAGGCCCAGAATGACTTCCCAGTGGCCATGCAG ATCAGCTCCAAACAGGATGTGGTTTTCCTCATCACCAAGTACGGCTACATCCACCTGTACGACCTGGAGACTGGCACCTGCATCTACATGAACCGCATCAGCGGAGAGACCATATTCGTGACCGCCCCGCACGAAGCCACCGCTGGCATCATCGGCGTCAACAGGAAAGGACAG gttctgtctgtgtgtgtcgaaGAGGAGAACATCATCCCCTATATCACCAACGTGCTGCAGAACCCTGACCTGGCCCTCCGCATGGCCGTCCGCAACAACCTGGCAGGCGCCGAGGAACTCTTCGCCCGCAAGTTCAACAACCTGTTTGCGGCAGGAAACTACTCTGAGGCTGCCAAGGTGGCCGCCAATGCTCCCAAG GGTATCCTGCGCACTCCAGACACCATCCGGCGCTTCCAGAGCGTTCCGGCGCAGCCCGGCCAGACCTCGCCGCTCCTCCAGTACTTCGGGATCCTGCTGGACCAGGGCCAGCTCAACAAGTTTGAGTCCCTGGAGCTGTGCAGGCCCGTGCTGCAGCAGGGACGCAAGCAGCTGCTCGAGAAATGGCTCAAGGAGGATAAG CTGGAGTGCTCTGAGGAGCTGGGAGACCTGGTGAAGTCTGTGGACCCCACCCTCGCCCTCAGCGTCTACCTGAGGGCCAACGTCCCCAACAAGGTCATCCAGTGCTTCGCCGAGACCGGCCAATTCCCCAAAATCGTCCTGTACGCCAAGAAG GTTGGCTATACTCCAGACTGGATCTTCCTGCTGAGGAACGTGATGCGCATCAGCCCTGAGCAGGGCCTGCAGTTTGCCCAAATGCTGGTGCAGGACGAGGAGCCCCTGGCCGACATCACACAG ATCGTAGATGTGTTCATGGAGTACAACCTGGTTCAGCAATGCACTTCATTCCTACTCGACGCACTTAAGAATAACAGGCCCACTGAGGGTCCCCTGCAGACTCGCCTTCTGGAGATGAACCTGATGCACGCACCACAG GTGGCCGATGCCATTCTGGGCAACCAGATGTTCACCCACTATGACAGGGCACACGTGGCCCAGCTGTGCGAAAAGGCCGGCCTCCTCCAGAGGGCGCTAGAGCACTACACAGACCTGTACGACATCAAGCGGGCTGTGgtccacacacacctgctcaacCCAGAG TGGCTGGTGAACTTCTTTGGCTCACTGTCGGTGGAGGACTCTCTGGAGTGCCTGAGGGCCATGCTGTCAGCCAATATCCGCCAGAACCTGCAGATCTGCGTGCAGGTGGCCTCGAAGTACCATGAGCAGCTCTCCACCCAGAGCCTCACCGAGCTCTTCGAGTCCTTCAAGAGCTTCGAGG GTCTCTTCTATTTCCTGGGATCCATTGTGAACTTCAGTCAGGACCCCGAAGTGCACTTCAAGTACATCCAGGCTGCCTGCAAGACCGGCCAGATCAAAGAGGTGGAACGTATCTGCAGGGAGAGCAACTGCTATGACCCTGAGCGTGTCAAGAACTTCCTCAAG GAAGCCAAACTGACAGACCAGCTGCCGCTCATCATCGTGTGCGATCGCTTCGACTTTGTGCACGACTTGGTCCTCTACTTGTACCGCAACAACCTGCAGAAGTACATTGAGATCTACGTGCAGAAG GTGAACCCCAGCCGTCTGCCGGTGGTGATTGGTGGCCTGCTAGATGTGGACTGCTCCGAGGATGTGATAAAGAACCTGATCCTGGTGGTCCGGGGCCAGTTCTCTACCGATGAGCTAGTGGCAGAGGTGGAGAAGAGGAACAG ACTGAAGCTCCTCTTGCCCTGGCTGGAGGCTCGTATCCATGAGGGCTGTGAGGAGCCAGCCACACACAACGCCCTGGCTAAGATCTACATCGACAGCAACAACAACCCGGAGCGCTTCCTGCGGGAGAACCCTTACTATGACAGCCGCGTGGTGGGCAAATACTGCGAGAAGAGGGACCCCCATCTGGCCTGTGTGGCCTACGAGAGAGGACAGTGCGACCAGGAGCTCATTAAC GTCTGCAATGAGAACTCCCTCTTCAAGAGTCTGTCCCGTTACCTGGTCCGCAGGAAGGACCCTGAGCTCTGGGCCAGCGTTCTGCTTGAGACCAACCCGTACAGGAGACCCCTCATTGACCAG GTGGTGCAGACGGCTCTCTCTGAGACCCAGGACCCTGAGGAGGTGTCCGTCACAGTCAAGGCCTTCATGACCGCCGACCTGCCCAACGAACTCATTGAACTCCTGGAGAAGATTGTGTTGGACAACTCTGTATTCAGTGAACACAG aAACCTTCAGAATCTGCTGATCCTGACGGCCATCAAAGCAGACCGCACCCGTGTCATGGAGTACATCAACCGCCTGGACAACTACGACGCCCCTGACATCGCTAACATCGCCATCAGCAACGAGCTCTTTGAGGAGGCCTTCGCCATCTTCAAGAAGTTTGACGTCAACACCTCAGCCGTGCAG GTCCTGATTGAGCACATTGGTAACCTGGACCGGGCGTATGAGTTTGCTGAGCGCTGCAATGAGCCGGCTGTGTGGAGCCAGCTGGCCAAAGCCCAGCTCCAGAAGGGCCTGGTGAAGGAGGCCATCGACTCCTACATCAAGGCCGACGACCCCTCCGCCTACATGGAGGTGGTCCAGGCCGCAGACAAGAGCG GTAACTGGGAGGACCTGGTGAAGTTCCTGCAGATGGCCCGTAAGAAGGCTCGCGAGTCCTACGTGGAGACAGAACTCATCTTTGCCCTGGCTAAGACCAACCGGCTGGCTGAGCTGGAGGAGTTCATCAATGGACCAAACAATGCCCACATCCAACAG gtTGGCGACCGTTGTTATGATGAGAAGATGTACGACGCTGCAAAGCTGTTGTACAACAACGTGTCCAACTTTGGGCGTCTGGCCTCCACCCTGGTGCACCTCGGAGAGTACCAGGCAGCCGTGGACGGAGCCCGCAAGGCCAACAGCACACGCACCTGGAAGGAG gTGTGCTTTGCCTGTGTGGATGGGAAGGAGTTCCGGCTGGCCCAGATGTGTGGCCTCCACATCGTGGTCCATGCAGATGAGCTGGAGGAGCTGATCAATTATTATCAG gatcgTGGGTACTTTGAGGAGTTGATCACCATGCTGGAGTCGGCCCTGGGCCTGGAGCGTGCACACATGGGCATGTTTACAGAGCTGGCCATCCTCTACTCCAAATTCAAGCCGCAGAAGATGAGGGAACACCTGGAGCTCTTCTGGTCCAGAGTCAACATTCCAAAG GTTCTGAGGGCTGCGGAGCAGGCCCACCTCTGGGCAGAGCTGGTCTTCCTGTACGACAAGTACGAGGAGTACGACAACGCCATCCTCACCATGATGAGCCACCCCACAGACGCCTGGAAAGAGGGCCAGTTCAAAGACATCGTCACCAAG GTGGCCAATGTTGAGCTTTACTACAAAGCAGTTCAGTTCTACTTGGAgtttaagcctttgttactgaATGACCTGCTCATTGTGCTGTCCCCGAGACTGGACCACTCCCGAGCTGTCAACTTCTTCAGCAAG GTGAAGCAGCTGCCTCTGGTCAAACCATACCTGAGGTCAGTACAGAACCACAACAACAAATCTGTCAATGAAGCACTCAACAACCTCTTCATCACTGAGGAAGATTACCAG GCTCTGAGGACGTCCATAGACGCCTACGACAACTTTGACAACATCTCCCTGGCCCAGCGGCTGGAGAAGCACGAGCTGATAGAGTTCAGGAGAATCGCTGCCTACCTCTTTAAGGGCAACAATCGCTGGAAACAGAGTGTGGAGCTCTGCAAGAAAGACAAACTCTACAAG GATGCGATGCAGTACGCGTCCGAGTCCAAGGACATTGAGCTGGCAGAGGAGCTGCTGCAGTGGTTCCTGGAGGAGGACAAGAAGGAGTGCTTTGCCGCCTGCCTCTTCTCCTGCTACGACCTCCTGCGGCCCGACGTGGTGCTGGAGACCGCCTGGAGGCACAACATCATGGACTTCTCTATGCCCTACTTCATCCAGGTCATGAGGGAATACCTCTCCAAG GTCGATTTCGTAATGGAAAAG gTGGACAAGCTGGAGACCTCTGAATCACTCAGGAAAGAGGAGGAACAGGCCACCGAAACACAGCCAATTGTTTATG GAACACCTCAGCTGATGCTGACTGCAGGACCCAGCGTGGCCGTCCCCCCTCAGCAGGCCTACGGCTACGGCTACACAGGAGCGCCGGCCGGCTATGCCCAGccacccccagccccagccGGATTCGGCTACGGCATGTAA
- the LOC121709307 gene encoding clathrin heavy chain 1-like isoform X2, translating to MAQILPIRFQEHLQLQNLGINPANIGFSTLTMESDKFICIREKVGEQAQVVIIDLGDPNNPIRRPISADSAIMNPASKVIALKAAKTLQIFNIEMKSKMKAHTMTDDVTFWKWISLNTVALVTDNAVYHWSMEGDSQPVKVFDRHSSLAGCQIINYRTDAKQKWLLLIGISAQQNRVVGAMQLYSVDRKVSQPIEGHAASFAQFKMEGNAEESTLFCFAVRGQAGGKLHIIEVGTPPTGNQPFPKKAVDVFFPPEAQNDFPVAMQISSKQDVVFLITKYGYIHLYDLETGTCIYMNRISGETIFVTAPHEATAGIIGVNRKGQVLSVCVEEENIIPYITNVLQNPDLALRMAVRNNLAGAEELFARKFNNLFAAGNYSEAAKVAANAPKGILRTPDTIRRFQSVPAQPGQTSPLLQYFGILLDQGQLNKFESLELCRPVLQQGRKQLLEKWLKEDKLECSEELGDLVKSVDPTLALSVYLRANVPNKVIQCFAETGQFPKIVLYAKKVGYTPDWIFLLRNVMRISPEQGLQFAQMLVQDEEPLADITQIVDVFMEYNLVQQCTSFLLDALKNNRPTEGPLQTRLLEMNLMHAPQVADAILGNQMFTHYDRAHVAQLCEKAGLLQRALEHYTDLYDIKRAVVHTHLLNPEWLVNFFGSLSVEDSLECLRAMLSANIRQNLQICVQVASKYHEQLSTQSLTELFESFKSFEGLFYFLGSIVNFSQDPEVHFKYIQAACKTGQIKEVERICRESNCYDPERVKNFLKEAKLTDQLPLIIVCDRFDFVHDLVLYLYRNNLQKYIEIYVQKVNPSRLPVVIGGLLDVDCSEDVIKNLILVVRGQFSTDELVAEVEKRNRLKLLLPWLEARIHEGCEEPATHNALAKIYIDSNNNPERFLRENPYYDSRVVGKYCEKRDPHLACVAYERGQCDQELINVCNENSLFKSLSRYLVRRKDPELWASVLLETNPYRRPLIDQVVQTALSETQDPEEVSVTVKAFMTADLPNELIELLEKIVLDNSVFSEHRNLQNLLILTAIKADRTRVMEYINRLDNYDAPDIANIAISNELFEEAFAIFKKFDVNTSAVQVLIEHIGNLDRAYEFAERCNEPAVWSQLAKAQLQKGLVKEAIDSYIKADDPSAYMEVVQAADKSGNWEDLVKFLQMARKKARESYVETELIFALAKTNRLAELEEFINGPNNAHIQQVGDRCYDEKMYDAAKLLYNNVSNFGRLASTLVHLGEYQAAVDGARKANSTRTWKEVCFACVDGKEFRLAQMCGLHIVVHADELEELINYYQDRGYFEELITMLESALGLERAHMGMFTELAILYSKFKPQKMREHLELFWSRVNIPKVLRAAEQAHLWAELVFLYDKYEEYDNAILTMMSHPTDAWKEGQFKDIVTKVANVELYYKAVQFYLEFKPLLLNDLLIVLSPRLDHSRAVNFFSKVKQLPLVKPYLRSVQNHNNKSVNEALNNLFITEEDYQALRTSIDAYDNFDNISLAQRLEKHELIEFRRIAAYLFKGNNRWKQSVELCKKDKLYKDAMQYASESKDIELAEELLQWFLEEDKKECFAACLFSCYDLLRPDVVLETAWRHNIMDFSMPYFIQVMREYLSKVDFVMEKVDKLETSESLRKEEEQATETQPIVYGTPQLMLTAGPSVAVPPQQAYGYGYTGAPAGYAQPPPAPAGFGYGM from the exons ATGGCTCAGATCCTGCCTATCCGATTCCAGGAGCACCTGCAG CTCCAAAATTTGGGGATAAATCCGGCCAACATTGGCTTCAGCACGTTGACGATGGAGTCGGACAAGTTCATCTGCATCCGGGAGAAGGTGGGAGAGCAGGCCCAGGTGGTCATCATTGACCTGGGTGACCCCAACAACCCCATTCGCAGGCCCATCTCCGCTGACAGCGCCATCATGAATCCCGCCAGCAAAGTCATCGCCctcaaag CTGCCAAAACCCTTCAGATCTTTAACATCGAGATGAAGAGCAAGATGAAGGCCCACACCATGACCGATGACGTCACCTTCTGGAAGTGGATCTCCCTCAACACCGTTGCCCTGGTGACCGACAACGCCGTCTACCATTGGAGCATGGAGGGCGACTCGCAGCCAGTCAAAGTGTTCGACCGGCACTCCAGCCTGGCCGGCTGCCAGATCATCAACTACCGCACCGATGCCAAGCAGAAATGGCTGCTTCTCATCGGCATCTCGGCCCAG CAAAACCGTGTGGTGGGGGCCATGCAGCTGTACTCTGTGGACAGGAAGGTGTCCCAGCCCATCGAGGGCCACGCAGCCAGCTTTGCCCAGTTCAAGATGGAGGGCAATGCTGAGGAGTCTACGCTCTTCTGCTTTGCCGTCAGGGGCCAGGCAGGTGGAAAG CTGCACATCATCGAGGTGGGCACCCCGCCCACAGGCAACCAGCCGTTTCCCAAGAAGGCAGTGGATGTGTTCTTCCCTCCAGAGGCCCAGAATGACTTCCCAGTGGCCATGCAG ATCAGCTCCAAACAGGATGTGGTTTTCCTCATCACCAAGTACGGCTACATCCACCTGTACGACCTGGAGACTGGCACCTGCATCTACATGAACCGCATCAGCGGAGAGACCATATTCGTGACCGCCCCGCACGAAGCCACCGCTGGCATCATCGGCGTCAACAGGAAAGGACAG gttctgtctgtgtgtgtcgaaGAGGAGAACATCATCCCCTATATCACCAACGTGCTGCAGAACCCTGACCTGGCCCTCCGCATGGCCGTCCGCAACAACCTGGCAGGCGCCGAGGAACTCTTCGCCCGCAAGTTCAACAACCTGTTTGCGGCAGGAAACTACTCTGAGGCTGCCAAGGTGGCCGCCAATGCTCCCAAG GGTATCCTGCGCACTCCAGACACCATCCGGCGCTTCCAGAGCGTTCCGGCGCAGCCCGGCCAGACCTCGCCGCTCCTCCAGTACTTCGGGATCCTGCTGGACCAGGGCCAGCTCAACAAGTTTGAGTCCCTGGAGCTGTGCAGGCCCGTGCTGCAGCAGGGACGCAAGCAGCTGCTCGAGAAATGGCTCAAGGAGGATAAG CTGGAGTGCTCTGAGGAGCTGGGAGACCTGGTGAAGTCTGTGGACCCCACCCTCGCCCTCAGCGTCTACCTGAGGGCCAACGTCCCCAACAAGGTCATCCAGTGCTTCGCCGAGACCGGCCAATTCCCCAAAATCGTCCTGTACGCCAAGAAG GTTGGCTATACTCCAGACTGGATCTTCCTGCTGAGGAACGTGATGCGCATCAGCCCTGAGCAGGGCCTGCAGTTTGCCCAAATGCTGGTGCAGGACGAGGAGCCCCTGGCCGACATCACACAG ATCGTAGATGTGTTCATGGAGTACAACCTGGTTCAGCAATGCACTTCATTCCTACTCGACGCACTTAAGAATAACAGGCCCACTGAGGGTCCCCTGCAGACTCGCCTTCTGGAGATGAACCTGATGCACGCACCACAG GTGGCCGATGCCATTCTGGGCAACCAGATGTTCACCCACTATGACAGGGCACACGTGGCCCAGCTGTGCGAAAAGGCCGGCCTCCTCCAGAGGGCGCTAGAGCACTACACAGACCTGTACGACATCAAGCGGGCTGTGgtccacacacacctgctcaacCCAGAG TGGCTGGTGAACTTCTTTGGCTCACTGTCGGTGGAGGACTCTCTGGAGTGCCTGAGGGCCATGCTGTCAGCCAATATCCGCCAGAACCTGCAGATCTGCGTGCAGGTGGCCTCGAAGTACCATGAGCAGCTCTCCACCCAGAGCCTCACCGAGCTCTTCGAGTCCTTCAAGAGCTTCGAGG GTCTCTTCTATTTCCTGGGATCCATTGTGAACTTCAGTCAGGACCCCGAAGTGCACTTCAAGTACATCCAGGCTGCCTGCAAGACCGGCCAGATCAAAGAGGTGGAACGTATCTGCAGGGAGAGCAACTGCTATGACCCTGAGCGTGTCAAGAACTTCCTCAAG GAAGCCAAACTGACAGACCAGCTGCCGCTCATCATCGTGTGCGATCGCTTCGACTTTGTGCACGACTTGGTCCTCTACTTGTACCGCAACAACCTGCAGAAGTACATTGAGATCTACGTGCAGAAG GTGAACCCCAGCCGTCTGCCGGTGGTGATTGGTGGCCTGCTAGATGTGGACTGCTCCGAGGATGTGATAAAGAACCTGATCCTGGTGGTCCGGGGCCAGTTCTCTACCGATGAGCTAGTGGCAGAGGTGGAGAAGAGGAACAG ACTGAAGCTCCTCTTGCCCTGGCTGGAGGCTCGTATCCATGAGGGCTGTGAGGAGCCAGCCACACACAACGCCCTGGCTAAGATCTACATCGACAGCAACAACAACCCGGAGCGCTTCCTGCGGGAGAACCCTTACTATGACAGCCGCGTGGTGGGCAAATACTGCGAGAAGAGGGACCCCCATCTGGCCTGTGTGGCCTACGAGAGAGGACAGTGCGACCAGGAGCTCATTAAC GTCTGCAATGAGAACTCCCTCTTCAAGAGTCTGTCCCGTTACCTGGTCCGCAGGAAGGACCCTGAGCTCTGGGCCAGCGTTCTGCTTGAGACCAACCCGTACAGGAGACCCCTCATTGACCAG GTGGTGCAGACGGCTCTCTCTGAGACCCAGGACCCTGAGGAGGTGTCCGTCACAGTCAAGGCCTTCATGACCGCCGACCTGCCCAACGAACTCATTGAACTCCTGGAGAAGATTGTGTTGGACAACTCTGTATTCAGTGAACACAG aAACCTTCAGAATCTGCTGATCCTGACGGCCATCAAAGCAGACCGCACCCGTGTCATGGAGTACATCAACCGCCTGGACAACTACGACGCCCCTGACATCGCTAACATCGCCATCAGCAACGAGCTCTTTGAGGAGGCCTTCGCCATCTTCAAGAAGTTTGACGTCAACACCTCAGCCGTGCAG GTCCTGATTGAGCACATTGGTAACCTGGACCGGGCGTATGAGTTTGCTGAGCGCTGCAATGAGCCGGCTGTGTGGAGCCAGCTGGCCAAAGCCCAGCTCCAGAAGGGCCTGGTGAAGGAGGCCATCGACTCCTACATCAAGGCCGACGACCCCTCCGCCTACATGGAGGTGGTCCAGGCCGCAGACAAGAGCG GTAACTGGGAGGACCTGGTGAAGTTCCTGCAGATGGCCCGTAAGAAGGCTCGCGAGTCCTACGTGGAGACAGAACTCATCTTTGCCCTGGCTAAGACCAACCGGCTGGCTGAGCTGGAGGAGTTCATCAATGGACCAAACAATGCCCACATCCAACAG gtTGGCGACCGTTGTTATGATGAGAAGATGTACGACGCTGCAAAGCTGTTGTACAACAACGTGTCCAACTTTGGGCGTCTGGCCTCCACCCTGGTGCACCTCGGAGAGTACCAGGCAGCCGTGGACGGAGCCCGCAAGGCCAACAGCACACGCACCTGGAAGGAG gTGTGCTTTGCCTGTGTGGATGGGAAGGAGTTCCGGCTGGCCCAGATGTGTGGCCTCCACATCGTGGTCCATGCAGATGAGCTGGAGGAGCTGATCAATTATTATCAG gatcgTGGGTACTTTGAGGAGTTGATCACCATGCTGGAGTCGGCCCTGGGCCTGGAGCGTGCACACATGGGCATGTTTACAGAGCTGGCCATCCTCTACTCCAAATTCAAGCCGCAGAAGATGAGGGAACACCTGGAGCTCTTCTGGTCCAGAGTCAACATTCCAAAG GTTCTGAGGGCTGCGGAGCAGGCCCACCTCTGGGCAGAGCTGGTCTTCCTGTACGACAAGTACGAGGAGTACGACAACGCCATCCTCACCATGATGAGCCACCCCACAGACGCCTGGAAAGAGGGCCAGTTCAAAGACATCGTCACCAAG GTGGCCAATGTTGAGCTTTACTACAAAGCAGTTCAGTTCTACTTGGAgtttaagcctttgttactgaATGACCTGCTCATTGTGCTGTCCCCGAGACTGGACCACTCCCGAGCTGTCAACTTCTTCAGCAAG GTGAAGCAGCTGCCTCTGGTCAAACCATACCTGAGGTCAGTACAGAACCACAACAACAAATCTGTCAATGAAGCACTCAACAACCTCTTCATCACTGAGGAAGATTACCAG GCTCTGAGGACGTCCATAGACGCCTACGACAACTTTGACAACATCTCCCTGGCCCAGCGGCTGGAGAAGCACGAGCTGATAGAGTTCAGGAGAATCGCTGCCTACCTCTTTAAGGGCAACAATCGCTGGAAACAGAGTGTGGAGCTCTGCAAGAAAGACAAACTCTACAAG GATGCGATGCAGTACGCGTCCGAGTCCAAGGACATTGAGCTGGCAGAGGAGCTGCTGCAGTGGTTCCTGGAGGAGGACAAGAAGGAGTGCTTTGCCGCCTGCCTCTTCTCCTGCTACGACCTCCTGCGGCCCGACGTGGTGCTGGAGACCGCCTGGAGGCACAACATCATGGACTTCTCTATGCCCTACTTCATCCAGGTCATGAGGGAATACCTCTCCAAG GTCGATTTCGTAATGGAAAAG gTGGACAAGCTGGAGACCTCTGAATCACTCAGGAAAGAGGAGGAACAGGCCACCGAAACACAGCCAATTGTTTATG GAACACCTCAGCTGATGCTGACTGCAGGACCCAGCGTGGCCGTCCCCCCTCAGCAGGCCTACGGCTACGGCTACACAGGAGCGCCGGCCGGCTATGCCCAGccacccccagccccagccGGATTCGGCTACGGCATGTAA